A genomic region of Notamacropus eugenii isolate mMacEug1 chromosome 3, mMacEug1.pri_v2, whole genome shotgun sequence contains the following coding sequences:
- the LOC140534178 gene encoding protein mono-ADP-ribosyltransferase TIPARP-like, which produces MAGLFEGQKTPPNSPESWAQCSGVISVEDVTRPQGLRVPQLQEFTTELLLENLTLEDISRDPNDGITHRHLDSSTHPFHTDWSTMAERSQEDWMGMTGPTRPSSTVRAVTTHSSSLSVMGPSQGAGRYKEGLEQPAVERIVRPRTASSRVISDSSCTVQRAAATLAHRGLESVAGQAHVFLGAQSQGDLRPFQVPSTPSQGSPRGPSTPSQGSPRGPSTPSRGSPLRLRFASYNSSTQHLWTSSRDSTRLLVRDEMPHQDSPQGTGTKIQLYSEMKSSLRNGSVVNIFSAKESGLLKEGEQPHVCENFLLGTCQRDSACPYYHTLLPFHWQFHHKQCNLWYSIPLGAQMHLEMIYANPNIKAAEILNGNETLYLDMSEKVFMEINDCFDFARRLCCGKDSVLGPSRNFYFLSGQIWILCNQGIQIQNQIMTMYMEQMNLQKSVKIIDRPKYIPLYQQVNLRVWFSDHSRNVSWWGEGPSDAYIGNYPFKSQVISRSKEDKFLVIEMAPSEPAYRYCCQLFHRSIPPGNALVLRIYRYYNPLLWEQYQREKRRLKNLQIPSPLEYQLFYQGYTTFESLARHGLCPKIRSSQGLLGQGLYFSLNAYVTSSKMDPPNGHMMVLAKVLVGEKTIGHPFFCAAPLKANGQEYDSCVDDIDMPTLFALFRKELVYPYFIIFYRRLTDPVHLVF; this is translated from the exons ATGGCTGGGCTATTTGAGGGTCAGAAAACTCCTCCAAACTCACCAGAGTCCTGGGCTCAATGCTCAGGGGTCATCAGTGTAGAAGATGTTACAAGACCACAAGGACTAAGGGTTCCACAACTACAGGAATTCACAACTGAATTACTCTTGGAAAATCTTACATTGGAAGACATTTCTCGTGACCCCAACGATGGTATAACTCATAGACACTTGGATAGTTCCACCCACCCATTTCACACAGATTGGAGCACCATGGCTGAGCGTAGCCAAGAGGATTGGATGGGCATGACAGGGCCAACTCGACCATCTTCTACAGTCAGGGCTGTTACCACTCATTCAAGTTCACTATCTGTGATGGGACCATCTCAGGGAGCTGGCAGATACAAGGAAGGGCTAGAGCAGCCAGCTGTGGAAAGGATAGTAAGACCTAGGACAGCATCTTCAAGAGTCATTTCTGACTCATCTTGTACAGTTCAGAGAGCAGCAGCAACACTAGCTCATAGAGGTTTGGAATCTGTAGCAGGACAAGCTCATGTATTCTTGGGGGCTCAAAGTCAAGGAGACTTGAGGCCCTTCCAAGTGCCCAGCACACCCTCCCAGGGGTCCCCCCGGGGGCCCAGCACACCCTCCCAGGGGTCCCCCCGGGGGCCCAGCACACCCTCCCGGGGGTCCCCCTTGAGGCTCAGGTTTGCCAGCTATAATAGCTCAACTCAGCATCTTTGGACAAGTTCCAGAGATAGTACTAGGTTACTTGTTAGAGATGAGATGCCCCATCAAGATAGTCCTCAAGGTACAGGGACTAAGATTCAATTATATTCTGAAATGAAATCTTCCCTAAGAAATGGATCTGTGGTGAACATTTTTTCAGCAAAGGAATCAGGACTTCTTAAGGAGGGGGAACAACCACATGTGTGTGAAAATTTCCTGTTGGGGACATGCCAGAGGGACTCAGCCTGCCCCTACTATCATACCTTGCTACCCTTCCACTGGCAATTTCATCATAAACAATGTAACTTGTGGTACAGCATCCCTCTTGGAGCCCAAATGCACTTGGAGATGATCTATGCTAACCCCAATATTAAAGCTGCTGAAATTTT GAATGGTAATGAAACCCTCTATTTAGACATGAGTGAAAAGGTGTTCATGGAAATAAATGATTGCTTCGATTTTGCACGGAGGCTCTGCTGTGGAAAGGACAGTGTTTTGGGCCCATCCAGGAACTTTTATTTTCTTAGTGGTCAGATATGGATTCTCTGCAACCAG GGAATTCAAATCCAAAATCAGATTATGACTATGTATATGGAACAAATGAACTTGCAGAAATCAGTTAAAATAATTGATCGTCCTAAATACATTCCTCTTTACCAACAAGTGAACCTCAG GGTATGGTTTTCTGACCACTCAAGAAATGTCTCATGGTGGGGTGAAGGACCATCAGATGCCTATATCGGAAATTATCCATTTAAAAGTCAAGTGATTTCAAGGTCTAAGGAAGATAAGTTCTTAGTGATAGAGATGGCACCTTCAGAGCCTGCATATCGATACTGTTGTCAGCTCTTCCACAGATCAATTCCTCCTGGAAATGCCTTAGTGTTAAGAATCTACCGATACTACAACCCTTTGCTCTGGGAGCAATATCAGAG agagaagaggaggctAAAAAACCTGCAAATTCCTAGCCCTCTGGAGTACCAACTTTTCTACCAAGGCTACACTACCTTCGAGTCTTTGGCAAGGCATGGTCTATGTCCTAAAATAAGGAGTTCTCAAGGCCTCTTGGGCCAAGGATTGTATTTCTCCCTAAATGCCTATGTTACATCTTCTAAGATGGACcctccaaatggacacatgatggTGCTAGCCAAAGTGCTAGTAGGAGAAAAGACCATTGGCCATCCATTCTTTTGTGCTGCACCCCTTAAGGCAAATGGCCAGGAGTATGACTCTTGTGTGGATGATATAGACATGCCTACCCTATTTGCTTTGTTCCGAAAAGAACTTGTCTACCCCTACTTTATCATCTTTTATAGACGTCTTACAGACCCAGTTCACTTGGTCTTCTGA